From the Sphingomonas aliaeris genome, one window contains:
- a CDS encoding DUF885 domain-containing protein, producing the protein MTIKMTRIRALLASTLLAASAAPLMAQVPPPPAPLPGDGPEDGKLKRIFHDSDEAGLKRNPIGALFRGDLRYADRLGDFFSYQQIDAERAAAQEDLRRLNTIDRAKLTATDQIAYDVFRQGTLTGLKGLSPEIVALTAVRPLDHFNGVQGFYPDLASGQGAAPFKTLVDYENNLKRNAQYAAQLDIAIQRFREGMKTGVVQPKLTVRNMIEQFDNIINEGVEGSTFMGPVKKFPDGIPAADQARLRTAYATQVRDVLIPAHKRMRDFLSGTYLAAARDSVGLSAMPGGAKLYDYLIEASTTLPLKAEEVHALGLSEVARILKEMETQKQAVGYKGTLPEFFEFLRTDKQFVPKSADDLRLRYEAIGKRVDARVREQFSLIPKTTLEIRPVPAYKEKTDAGGSYQQGTPDGSRPGVFFYNTYDLPSRYMWEMETLYLHEAVPGHHFQISLAAENEKLPAFMRFGGNTAYVEGWALYAETLWPELGMETDPYQRMGGLSDEMLRAMRLVVDTGIHAKGWGRDQSIAYMLANSPMAKTDATAEVERYIAIPGQALAYKIGQLTILRTKAKAKAALGAKFDPRAFHAEVLDTGSLPMPVLEKKIDDWIARTR; encoded by the coding sequence ATGACCATCAAGATGACGCGCATCCGCGCCCTGCTCGCCTCCACCCTGCTTGCCGCCAGCGCCGCGCCGCTGATGGCACAGGTCCCGCCCCCGCCCGCACCGCTGCCCGGCGACGGACCGGAGGACGGCAAGCTGAAGCGGATATTCCACGACAGCGACGAAGCCGGGCTGAAGCGCAACCCGATCGGCGCGCTGTTCCGCGGCGACCTGCGCTATGCTGATCGGCTGGGCGATTTCTTCTCCTATCAGCAGATCGATGCCGAGCGTGCCGCCGCGCAGGAGGATCTCCGTCGGCTGAACACGATCGACCGCGCCAAGCTGACCGCGACCGACCAGATCGCCTATGACGTTTTCCGCCAAGGCACGCTGACCGGCCTGAAGGGCCTGTCGCCGGAGATCGTCGCGCTGACCGCGGTGCGTCCGCTGGACCATTTCAACGGCGTTCAGGGTTTCTATCCTGATCTCGCATCCGGGCAGGGCGCGGCGCCGTTCAAGACCTTGGTCGACTACGAGAACAACCTGAAGCGGAACGCGCAATATGCCGCGCAGCTGGACATCGCGATCCAGCGCTTTCGCGAGGGGATGAAGACCGGCGTGGTGCAACCGAAGCTGACCGTGCGCAACATGATCGAGCAGTTCGACAATATCATCAACGAAGGCGTCGAGGGATCGACCTTCATGGGGCCGGTGAAGAAATTTCCGGACGGAATCCCGGCGGCGGATCAGGCGCGGTTGCGCACCGCCTATGCGACGCAGGTGCGCGACGTGCTGATCCCGGCGCACAAACGCATGCGCGATTTCCTGTCAGGCACGTATCTGGCGGCGGCGCGCGACAGCGTCGGGCTGTCGGCAATGCCCGGCGGGGCGAAACTGTACGACTATCTGATCGAGGCGAGTACGACGTTGCCGCTGAAGGCGGAGGAGGTCCACGCATTGGGCCTGTCCGAGGTCGCGCGAATCCTGAAGGAGATGGAGACGCAGAAGCAGGCCGTCGGATATAAGGGGACGTTGCCCGAATTCTTCGAATTCCTGCGGACGGACAAGCAGTTCGTGCCAAAATCCGCGGACGATCTGCGGCTGCGCTACGAGGCGATCGGCAAGCGCGTCGATGCGCGGGTGCGCGAGCAATTCTCGCTGATCCCGAAGACCACGCTCGAGATCAGGCCGGTGCCCGCATATAAGGAGAAGACCGACGCCGGCGGATCGTACCAGCAGGGCACGCCAGACGGATCGCGGCCCGGTGTGTTCTTCTACAACACGTACGACCTGCCATCGCGGTACATGTGGGAAATGGAAACGTTGTACCTGCACGAAGCCGTGCCGGGGCATCACTTCCAGATCAGCCTTGCGGCGGAAAACGAAAAACTGCCCGCTTTCATGCGGTTCGGCGGCAATACCGCCTATGTCGAGGGCTGGGCGCTATATGCCGAGACCCTGTGGCCGGAACTCGGGATGGAAACCGATCCGTACCAGCGGATGGGTGGCCTGTCGGACGAGATGCTGCGCGCGATGCGGCTGGTGGTCGATACCGGCATCCACGCCAAGGGGTGGGGCCGCGACCAGTCGATCGCGTACATGCTCGCCAATTCGCCGATGGCCAAGACCGATGCCACCGCCGAGGTCGAACGCTATATCGCGATTCCCGGGCAGGCATTGGCGTATAAGATCGGCCAGCTGACGATCCTGCGCACCAAGGCCAAGGCGAAGGCGGCGTTGGGCGCGAAGTTCGATCCGCGCGCCTTCCACGCCGAGGTGCTCGACACCGGATCGCTGCCTATGCCGGTGCTGGAGAAGAAGATCGACGACTGGATCGCCCGGACTCGTTGA